In a genomic window of Rhodovulum sp. P5:
- a CDS encoding lysophospholipid acyltransferase family protein, with amino-acid sequence MQERIDPLIEERAPWLFARHPWSAPSRKVLTGLLGYPRTIALGEVLQNHPAPVIMDEMARLLALDVKATGLENIPRSGPALIVANHPTGIADGIMMWSLLRDIRPDLFFYANSDILRVLPQMSEIIAPVEWREEKRSRSKTRETMTYTREAIEKGRIGVIFPSGRLAKRRGLSLHERPWMASAAMIARKFDLPVIPINIRSRNSVLFYLFDLIHPTLRDITLFHETLNKDRQPYRMTIGEPIAPSALPVRSEDGIELLRKATLALGGRYAPRVSLLQNTRRPKWAKSMVVG; translated from the coding sequence ATGCAGGAACGAATCGATCCCCTTATCGAAGAACGGGCGCCTTGGCTGTTCGCCAGACACCCGTGGAGCGCGCCTTCACGGAAGGTGCTGACCGGCCTTCTGGGCTATCCGCGGACGATTGCCCTTGGTGAAGTGCTGCAAAACCACCCAGCCCCGGTGATCATGGACGAAATGGCCCGCCTTCTGGCGCTGGACGTCAAGGCCACGGGGTTGGAGAACATTCCGCGGTCGGGACCGGCGCTTATCGTGGCGAACCACCCCACCGGCATCGCCGACGGCATCATGATGTGGAGCCTGCTGCGCGATATCCGGCCCGATCTCTTCTTCTACGCCAACAGCGATATCCTGCGTGTCCTGCCGCAAATGAGCGAGATCATCGCCCCCGTGGAATGGCGTGAGGAAAAGCGCAGCCGCTCCAAGACGCGGGAGACAATGACCTATACCCGCGAAGCGATCGAGAAGGGCCGGATCGGCGTGATCTTCCCGTCGGGCCGCCTGGCCAAGCGCCGGGGGCTGAGCTTGCATGAACGCCCCTGGATGGCCTCGGCCGCGATGATCGCCCGCAAGTTCGACCTGCCGGTGATCCCGATCAACATCCGCTCACGCAACTCGGTGCTGTTCTACCTGTTCGACCTGATCCACCCGACGCTGCGGGACATCACCCTGTTCCACGAGACCCTGAACAAGGACCGTCAGCCCTATCGGATGACCATTGGCGAACCGATCGCACCCAGTGCCCTGCCGGTCCGGTCCGAGGACGGGATAGAACTACTGCGCAAGGCCACCTTGGCGCTCGGCGGGCGCTATGCACCGCGGGTCAGCCTTTTGCAGAACACCCGCCGCCCGAAATGGGCCAAATCGATGGTTGTTGGGTAA